A single genomic interval of Anopheles marshallii chromosome 2, idAnoMarsDA_429_01, whole genome shotgun sequence harbors:
- the LOC128709880 gene encoding uncharacterized protein LOC128709880, whose product MVRCMVFALLVAVTLPVVPTVRAICTASISADSVGSCAFNPLLLLVERSGWVLSGQNCGETVGSEAFEVPPLIYFDYTEPDHLYTVVFVEETVHRHPTNNDSTERSFYLQWLVVNIPESSLANGMKYMDGDTIVDYLSPMPRSADDDGDVDGQPTRYGFYLYEQVYGTIYPPTPSTREYFNLDGWISTIFPEAALCGPVASIGFGV is encoded by the exons ATGGTGCGTTGCAtggtgtttgctttgctaGTCGCAGTGACCTTACCGGTCGTGCCGACGGTACGCGCCATCTGTACGGCTTCGATATCTGCCGACAGCGTTGGTTCCTGTGCGTTCAacccgctgctgctgcttgtcgAACGCTCCGGTTGGGTTCTGTCGGGACAGAACTGTGGTGAAACAGTTGGCTCGGAAGCATTCGAGGTGCCACCGCTTATATACTTTGACTACACTGAACCAGATCATCTATATACCGTGGTGTTTGTGGAAGAAACTGTACATCGCCATCCTACCAATAATGATTCCACGGAAAGATCGTTCTATTTGCAGTGGCTCGTCGTAAATATTCCC gaATCTTCCCTTGCAAATGGCATGAAGTACATGGATGGCGACACAATTGTGG ATTATCTATCGCCTATGCCACGATctgccgatgatgatggcgatgttGATGGGCAACCGACACGCTACGGATTCTATCTGTACGAACAGGTTTACGGTACGATTTATCCACCGACACCGAGCACCAGGGAGTACTTCAATTTGGATGGCTGGATCAGCACAATCTTTCCGGAGGCAGCCCTCTGCGGTCCGGTTGCATCGATTGGATTCGGAGTTTAG